One genomic segment of Musa acuminata AAA Group cultivar baxijiao chromosome BXJ3-3, Cavendish_Baxijiao_AAA, whole genome shotgun sequence includes these proteins:
- the LOC103974871 gene encoding beta-glucosidase 26-like: MCSILFSSFVIFLLFILSINPRFVVGVHSHQLNRDAFPEGFVFGTAASAYQVEGMALKGGRGPCIWDAFVRVPGMIPNNATADVSVDEYHHYKEDVDIMKKFNFDAYRFSISWSRIFPNGTGEINWQGVDYYDRLIDYLILQGITPYANLYHYDLPLALHKEYLGWLSPKIVDAFANYADFCFERYGDRVKNWFTFNEPRVVSALGYDNGLHAPGRCTNCKFGGNSATEPYIVTHNLILSHAAAVKRYREKYQVDQKGKIGILLDFVWYEPYTHSANDEAAAQRARDFHLGWFLHPLTYGYYPKSIREIVKDRLPKFTADQVKMVKGSYDYVGVNQYTSFYMKDNGVTNPKPVSYQDDWHVEFKFDRDGVPIGPRAYSGWLYIVPWGMYKAVTYVKVNYGDPVIILAENGMDQPGNVTLPEGLRDTKRINFYKSYITELKRAMDDGATVIGYFAWSLLDNFEWRLGYTSRFGLVYVDFKTNMRYPKESAYWFKNMLKRKKNN, from the exons ATGTGTTCCATCCTGTTCTCATCGTTTGTCATTTTCTTGCTCTTCATATTATCAATCAATCCACGCTTCGTGGTCGGAGTCCACTCCCACCAACTAAACCGTGATGCATTTCCCGAGGGCTTCGTCTTCGGCACTGCAGCCTCCGCCTACCAAGTCGAAGGCATGGCGCTCAAGGGCGGCAGGGGACCGTGCATATGGGATGCATTCGTTAGGGTTCCGG GTATGATTCCCAACAATGCCACTGCTGATGTATCAGTTGATGAATATCATCACTACAAG GAAGATGTCGACATCATGAAGAAGTTCAACTTTGACGCATATCGGTTCTCCATTTCCTGGAGCAGGATTTTTCCAA ATGGAACTGGAGAGATTAATTGGCAAGGCGTAGACTATTATGACCGGCTAATCGACTACTTGATACTGCAAG GCATTACTCCCTATGCAAATCTCTATCACTACGATCTTCCATTGGCACTTCATAAAGAGTATCTGGGTTGGCTGAGCCCCAAGATAGT GGATGCATTTGCCAATTATGCAGACTTCTGCTTTGAGAGGTATGGAGATAGAGTCAAGAACTGGTTCACATTCAATGAGCCCAGGGTGGTGTCAGCTCTCGGTTATGACAACGGCCTTCATGCCCCTGGAAGATGTACCAACTGCAAATTTGGTGGAAACTCAGCCACAGAGCCTTACATCGTCACTCATAATCTCATCTTATCACATGCAGCTGCAGTGAAGAGATATCGCGAAAAGTATCAG GTAGATCAGAAAGGCAAAATTGGCATTCTTCTGGATTTCGTTTGGTACGAGCCTTATACACACTCAGCAAATGACGAAGCTGCGGCCCAGAGAGCTAGggatttccaccttggatg GTTTCTTCACCCTCTAACATATGGATACTATCCAAAATCAATTCGAGAAATTGTCAAGGACAGGCTTCCTAAATTCACCGCTGATCAAGTGAAGATGGTGAAAGGTTCATATGATTATGTTGGTGTCAACCAATACACGTCTTTCTACATGAAGGATAATGGAGTCACCAATCCCAAACCTGTCAGCTACCAAGACGACTGGCACGTCGAATTCAAAT TTGACCGAGATGGTGTCCCGATTGGTCCACGG GCCTACTCCGGCTGGCTCTACATAGTTCCATGGGGAATGTACAAAGCTGTGACCTACGTGAAGGTAAATTATGGTGATCCAGTCATCATCCTCGCAGAAAATG GAATGGATCAGCCAGGCAATGTCACTCTACCAGAAGGTTTGCGCGACACAAAGAGGATCAACTTCTACAAGAGCTACATCACTGAGCTGAAGAGGGCGATGGATGATGGTGCGACGGTGATCGGATACTTTGCATGGTCTCTCCTCGATAACTTCGAGTGGAGGTTGGGTTACACTTCGAGGTTTGGTCTGGTTTACGTGGACTTTAAGACGAACATGCGATACCCAAAGGAATCGGCCTACTGGTTCAAGAACAtgctgaagaggaagaagaataatTGA
- the LOC135632528 gene encoding uncharacterized protein LOC135632528, whose translation MSKINKAISQREVTNCYPALLDRRHHILPLIQTFFSEVVGPTFESQNYTFDVYVTSDGRVKLIDFNPWRAFTLPILFTWEELEEEAFNSKEEEVDKEPGEEEARLVEFRIVESQCGVRPGLKTAVPYDYLDTGEGSGWDQFLRRADEELRKQAQTILHPSDDA comes from the exons ATGAG taaaataaataaagcCATATCCCAGCGCGAAGTCACCAACTGCTACCCCGCCCTTCTCGACCGCCGCCACCACATCCTGCCTCTCATCCAGACCTTCTTCTCCGAGGTCGTGGGTCCCACGTTCGAGTCTCAGAACTACACCTTCGACGTTTATGTCACCAGTGACGGGCGGGTGAAGCTTATCGACTTCAACCCATGGCGCGCCTTCACATTACCCATTCTCTTTACCTGGGAGGAGTTGGAGGAAGAAGCATTTAATTCCAAGGAGGAAGAAGTAGACAAAGAGCCGGGAGAAGAAGAAGCAAGATTGGTGGAGTTTCGGATTGTCGAAAGCCAATGTGGGGTGAGGCCAGGGTTGAAGACGGCTGTGCCTTACGACTACTTGGACACAGGGGAAGGAAGTGGGTGGGATCAGTTCTTGAGGAGAGCGGACGAGGAGCTGAGGAAGCAGGCCCAGACAATTTTGCACCCCAGTGATGATGCTTAA
- the LOC135632858 gene encoding beta-glucosidase 26-like — MCSILLSSFVVFLLFILSINPRFAAGAHSHQLNRDAFPEGFVFGTAASAYQVEGMALKGGRGPSIWDAFVRVPGMIPNNATADVSVDEYHHYKEDVDIMKKFNFDAYRFSISWSRIFPNGTGEINWQGVDYYDRLIDYLILQGITPYANLYHYDLPLALQKEYLGWLSPKIVDAFTNYADFCFERYGDRVKNWFTFNEPRVVSALGYDSGFHAPGRCTNCKFGGNSATEPYIVTHNLILSHAAAVKRYREKYQVDQKGKIGILLDFVWYEPYTHSANDEAAAQRARDFHLGWFLHPLTYGYYPKSIREIVKDRLPKFTADQVKMVKGSYDYVGVNQYTSYYMKDNGVTNPKPVSYQDDWHVEFKFDRDGVPIGPQAYSGWLYIVPWGMYNAVTYVKVNYGDPIIILAENGMKHSMFSSLRCYQIIGMDQPGNVTLPEGLRDTKRINFYKSYITELKRAMDDGATVIGYFAWSLLDNFEWRLGYTSRFGLVYVDFKTNMRYPKESAYWFKNMLKREKNN; from the exons ATGTGTTCCATCCTGTTGTCATCTTTtgttgtcttcttgctcttcatcttATCAATCAATCCACGCTTCGCGGCCGGAGCCCACTCCCACCAACTAAACCGTGATGCATTTCCCGAGGGCTTCGTCTTCGGCACTGCAGCCTCCGCCTACCAAGTCGAAGGCATGGCGCTCAAGGGCGGTAGGGGACCGAGCATATGGGATGCATTCGTTAGGGTTCCGG GTATGATTCCCAACAATGCCACTGCTGATGTATCAGTTGATGAATACCATCACTACAAG GAAGATGTGGACATCATGAAGAAGTTCAACTTTGATGCATATCGGTTCTCCATCTCTTGGAGCAGGATTTTTCCAA ATGGAACCGGAGAGATTAATTGGCAAGGCGTAGACTATTATGACCGGCTAATCGACTACTTGATACTGCAAG GCATTACTCCCTATGCAAATCTCTATCACTACGATCTTCCATTGGCACTTCAAAAAGAGTATCTGGGTTGGCTGAGCCCCAAGATAGT GGATGCATTTACCAACTATGCAGACTTCTGCTTTGAGAGGTATGGAGATAGAGTCAAGAACTGGTTCACATTCAATGAGCCCAGGGTGGTGTCAGCTCTCGGTTATGACAGTGGCTTTCATGCCCCTGGAAGATGTACCAACTGCAAATTTGGTGGAAACTCAGCCACAGAGCCTTACATCGTCACTCATAATCTCATCTTATCACATGCAGCTGCAGTGAAGAGATATCGCGAAAAGTATCAG GTAGATCAGAAAGGCAAAATTGGCATTCTTCTGGATTTCGTTTGGTACGAGCCTTATACACACTCAGCAAATGACGAAGCTGCGGCCCAGAGAGCTAGggatttccaccttggatg GTTTCTTCACCCTCTAACATATGGATACTATCCAAAATCAATTCGAGAAATTGTCAAGGACAGGCTTCCTAAATTCACCGCTGATCAAGTGAAGATGGTGAAAGGTTCATATGATTATGTTGGTGTCAACCAATACACGTCTTACTACATGAAAGATAATGGAGTCACCAATCCCAAACCTGTCAGCTACCAAGACGACTGGCACGTCGAATTCAAAT TTGACCGAGATGGTGTCCCGATTGGTCCACAG GCCTACTCCGGCTGGCTCTACATAGTTCCATGGGGAATGTACAATGCTGTGACCTACGTGAAGGTAAATTATGGTGATCCAATCATCATCCTCGCAGAAAATGGTATGAAACATTCTATGTTCTCCTCTCTTCGTTGTTATCA gatcatAGGAATGGATCAGCCAGGCAATGTCACTCTACCAGAAGGTTTGCGCGACACAAAGAGGATCAACTTCTACAAGAGCTACATCACTGAGCTGAAGAGGGCGATGGATGATGGTGCGACGGTGATCGGATATTTTGCATGGTCTCTCCTCGATAACTTCGAGTGGAGGTTGGGTTACACTTCGAGGTTTGGTCTGGTTTACGTGGACTTTAAGACAAACATGCGATACCCAAAGGAATCAGCCTACTGGTTCAAGAACATGCTGAAGAGGGAGAAGAATAATTGA
- the LOC135584657 gene encoding uncharacterized protein LOC135584657 gives MQGGEEDEEEVLRCQINEWYPMFKPHTIRTLFHPLPDPFLRYLLGLNPVSPPPHDDSHSDDDDDAPPPFLLPRPASGRDPLPRPAAGIDPTSLLDCSSQLSVSDEDEAEADSAPSFPELEAAVERSIAALGGAAFPKLNWSAPKDAAWISADGTLRCSSFADVALLLHSSDSIAHDLSSRPLPSSSSSPPFTFYLALRKWYPSFRPEMEFRCFARRRCLIAISQREVTNFYPALLDRRHHHILPLIQAFFSEVVGPTFESESYTFDVYVTSDGRVKLIDFNPWRAFTLPLLFTWEELEEEAFNSEEEEVDKVQVEEEARLVEFRIVESQCGVRPGLKTAVPYDYLDTGEGSGWDQFLRRADEELRKQAKTTLHPSDDA, from the coding sequence ATGCAAGGgggggaggaggatgaggaagaggttCTGCGGTGCCAAATCAACGAATGGTACCCCATGTTCAAGCCTCATACTATTCGCACCCTCTTCCACCCCCTCCCCGATCCCTTCCTCCGCTACCTCCTCGGTCTCAACCCCGTCTCCCCACCTCCCCACGACGACTCCCAcagcgacgacgacgatgacgcgcCGCCGCCGTTCCTCCTTCCCCGCCCCGCCTCCGGCCGCGACCCCCTTCCTCGCCCCGCCGCCGGCATCGACCCCACCTCCCTCCTCGACTGCTCCTCCCAGCTCTCCGTATCCGACGAAGACGAAGCGGAAGCTGACTCCGCCCCGTCGTTTCCCGAGCTCGAGGCGGCGGTCGAGCGGTCCATTGCCGCCCTGGGCGGCGCCGCCTTCCCCAAGCTGAACTGGAGCGCACCCAAGGACGCCGCCTGGATCTCTGCCGACGGCACCCTTCGGTGCTCCTCCTTCGCCGACGTCGCCCTCCTCCTCCACTCCTCCGACTCCATCGCCCACGACCTCTCTTCCCGGccactcccctcctcctcctcctcccccccttTCACCTTTTACCTTGCCCTCCGCAAGTGGTATCCTTCCTTCCGCCCCGAGATGGAGTTCCGCTGCTTCGCCCGCCGCCGCTGCCTCATAGCCATATCACAGCGCGAAGTCACCAACTTCTACCCGGCCCTTCTCGACCGCCGCCACCACCACATCCTGCCCCTCATCCAGGCCTTCTTCTCCGAGGTCGTGGGTCCCACGTTCGAGTCTGAGAGCTACACCTTCGACGTTTATGTCACCAGTGACGGGCGGGTGAAGCTTATCGACTTCAACCCATGGCGCGCCTTCACATTACCCCTTCTCTTTACCTGGGAGGAGTTGGAGGAGGAAGCATTTAATTCGGAGGAGGAAGAAGTAGACAAAGTGCAGGTAGAAGAAGAAGCAAGATTGGTGGAGTTTCGGATTGTCGAAAGCCAATGTGGGGTGAGGCCAGGGTTGAAGACGGCTGTGCCTTACGACTACTTGGACACAGGGGAAGGAAGTGGGTGGGATCAGTTCTTGAGGAGAGCCGACGAAGAGCTGAGGAAGCAGGCCAAGACAACTTTGCACCCCAGTGATGATgcttaa
- the LOC135632879 gene encoding protein MOTHER of FT and TFL1 homolog 1-like yields MARYVDPLVVGRVIGDVVDLFVPTVSMTVRFGSKHVSNGCDIKPSMAANPPTVQIAGQQSDLYTLVMTDPDAPSPSDPTMREWLHWMMVNMPGGTHPSQGEEVVPYMGPRLPLGIHRYVMVLFRQKSRFPGVTPPATRLNFNTRSFAAHHDLGLPVATVYFNSQKEPATRRR; encoded by the exons atgGCTCGCTATGTGGATCCACTTGTGGTGGGGAGAGTGATAGGAGATGTGGTGGACCTCTTCGTGCCCACCGTAAGTATGACAGTGAGGTTTGGATCGAAGCATGTGAGCAACGGCTGTGACATCAAGCCATCCATGGCCGCTAACCCGCCGACGGTCCAAATCGCAGGCCAGCAGTCTGATCTCTACACTTTG GTGATGACTGACCCTGATGCGCCGAGCCCTAGTGATCCCACGATGAGGGAGTGGCTCCACTG GATGATGGTTAATATGCCGGGTGGAACACATCCTTCTCAAG GGGAGGAGGTGGTGCCGTACATGGGACCCCGGCTGCCGTTAGGGATCCACAGGTACGTGATGGTGCTGTTCCGGCAGAAGTCTCGGTTTCCGGGGGTGACGCCGCCTGCGACGCGCCTCAACTTCAACACGCGGTCATTTGCTGCGCATCACGACCTCGGCCTCCCCGTCGCCACCGTCTACTTCAACTCGCAGAAGGAGCCGGCGACCCGGCGCCGCTGA
- the LOC135632449 gene encoding rust resistance kinase Lr10-like produces MKGLHLTPFLIISVLQVCSCIQDVQSENNYFVSCPEQYVQDARRPGEVYFEVKFPFRLNDQPESRGFQGFELYSQGHFTMLKLPFDQVLAVDHISYSSQVLSVSDPVDCLFGRLLKLNLSASPFTLLNRSYPRSVSYKPFNCSSEASSNYFMPVSCLSDPPGHYCWVDPDLPLEDLPSCEPLTAGQFQLSCDRRSLFLAWDEPDCRRCNEDCRLNRTSNKTECMTYPPSYDPYIYPSSYKDSHATDVTIGLCAAGFVAIVTIIILLVYKRFSKMKKKKQNLAVERFLKEYKSMKPTRYSYPDLKKMTDDFKTILGQGGYGSVFKGKLHNGVPVAVKVLDNPTVSGDEFTNEIAAIGTIHNVNIVRLLGFCVDGSKRALIYEFMPNESLDKYIMEEGERSTKFSWTKLHDISMGIARGIGYLHQGCEQRILHLDIKPQNILLDQEFNPKISDFGLAKLCSKERSAVSMTAARGTMGYMAPEVFLGSNKTVSHRSDVYSFGMVLMEMVGGRKNTADDGENAAQIYFPEWIYNQLKQGEELGLVTGSVEDAEIAKKLTMVALWCVQWRPADRPSMKVAVQMLEGSLERLPLPPNPFSPQVEKKNMGDTDAIDN; encoded by the exons ATGAAGGGTCTCCACTTAACCCCCTTCCTCATCATCAGCGTCCTCCAAGTCTGCAGCTGCATCCAAGATGTCCAGAGCGAGAATAATTACTTTGTATCTTGTCCAGAGCAATATGTCCAAGATGCACGACGACCCGGCGAAGTCTATTTCGAAGTGAAGTTCCCTTTCCGGCTCAATGATCAGCCGGAATCACGGGGGTTTCAGGGGTTCGAGCTTTACTCCCAGGGACACTTTACCATGCTCAAGCTTCCTTTTGATCAAGTACTGGCTGTCGATCATATATCATACTCAAGCCAGGTGCTATCTGTCTCTGACCCAGTTGACTGCCTCTTCGGAAGGCTTCTCAAACTTAATCTCTCTGCATCGCCCTTCACTCTTCTCAATAGAAGTTATCCTCGCTCTGTATCTTATAAGCCCTTCAACTGTTCATCAGAAGCGTCGTCCAACTATTTCATGCCAGTCAGTTGTCTAAGCGATCCTCCTGGTCACTACTGCTGGGTTGATCCCGACTTGCCTCTGGAAGACCTGCCATCGTGTGAACCATTGACGGCAGGTCAGTTTCAACTTTCCTGTGATAGACGAAGCCTCTTTTTGGCATGGGATGAACCGGACTGCAGACGTTGCAATGAAGATTGTCGGTTAAATAGAACGAGCAACAAAACTGAATGTATGACGTATCCACCTTCTTACGATCCCTATATATATCCATCTTCTTACAAAG ATTCGCATGCTACAGATGTAACGATAG GTCTGTGCGCTGCCGGATTTGTGGCGATAGTGACGATAATAATTCTACTCGTCTACAAGAGATTCAGcaagatgaagaagaaaaagcAGAATCTTGCTGTCGAAAGATTCCTGAAGGAGTACAAATCCATGAAGCCTACAAGATACTCCTACCCGGATCTCAAGAAGATGACCGACGACTTCAAGACCATACTTGGGCAAGGAGGTTACGGCAGCGTGTTCAAAGGGAAGCTACACAATGGAGTTCCAGTGGCAGTCAAAGTCCTCGACAACCCAACGGTCAGCGGAGACGAGTTCACGAACGAGATAGCCGCGATCGGAACGATACATAATGTAAACATCGTTCGACTCTTGGGATTCTGCGTCGACGGATCGAAGAGAGCACTCATCTACGAGTTCATGCCCAACGAATCACTCGACAAGTATATAATGGAGGAAGGGGAGAGAAGCACGAAGTTCTCATGGACAAAGCTGCACGACATAAGCATGGGCATAGCTCGAGGGATCGGATACCTTCACCAGGGTTGCGAGCAACGAATCCTTCACTTGGACATCAAGCCCCAAAACATCTTGCTCGACCAAGAATTCAACCCAAAGATATCCGATTTCGGCCTCGCGAAGCTGTGTTCCAAGGAGAGAAGCGCCGTGTCGATGACTGCCGCCAGAGGAACCATGGGCTACATGGCGCCAGAAGTGTTTTTGGGCAGCAACAAAACAGTTTCGCACAGGTCTGATGTCTACAGCTTTGGGATGGTGTTGATGGAAATGGTTGGTGGAAGGAAGAACACGGCTGATGATGGTGAAAATGCTGCCCAAATCTACTTTCCTGAGTGGATTTATAACCAATTAAAGCAAGGAGAAGAGCTGGGATTGGTAACAGGCTCAGTGGAGGATGCTGAAATAGCGAAAAAGTTAACCATGGTAGCTCTGTGGTGCGTGCAGTGGAGACCGGCTGATAGGCCGTCGATGAAGGTAGCAGTTCAGATGTTGGAAGGGAGCCTGGAAAGGTTGCCACTGCCACCAAATCCTTTTTCTCCACAAGTCGAGAAAAAGAATATGGGAGATACCGATGCCATCGATAATTAG
- the LOC135632448 gene encoding rust resistance kinase Lr10-like → MQSVAEVLNMKLQHLLAVHTFFFFLVCASTEEHCSSSCGSINITSPFRLPDDPADCGMPEYELTCQNNQTRLNISSGLYVVKAISYENETIRVVDPGLQSNNCSSPPKYSLNTRDLWDSGGSYVLVQRDGFVDYTTCRQPVNDSSYVTTSPCINSTNEYDYVLAGESTIGELDTKCSIVLSVPIEVAFDGNASYLEIWSALLMGFQLSWKAFRCPDCEAAGGYCRNAIQSMHCFFDALQGLEEIGLRIVTIAGYVLAARTALGFVCLFSFLIYKLRRQYLIHAGYVLAARTALGFVRLFSFLIYKMRRKYLRKNERIEIFLDKYRNQMPTRYSYGAIRKMTRGFKEKLGQGGFGSVFKGILPGGRPVAIKILGNTKGNGEEFINEVATIGRIHHVNVVQLIGFCSEGSKRALVYDYMPNGSLDKYIYSKEGQSSPPALGMDKMYDIAMGAARGIEYLHRGCEMQILHFDIKPHNILLDADFVPKISDFGLAKLYPAGRSAVSVSAVKGTIGYIAPELIYRSFGRVSYKSDVYSFGRLLLEMIGRMADPRAATERDSSGFYFPAWLYDQLSKGEDVVVDVVVESESKVAETLAVVGLWCIQMSPDDRPSMHRVVEMLEGSAGDIAMPPRPSLLFPSEVGEEEPLETESSESSYMLEGGTSAA, encoded by the exons ATGCAGTCGGTAGCTGAAGTGCTGAACATGAAGCTGCAACATCTGCTAGCAGTtcataccttcttcttcttcttggtctGCGCCTCCACCGAAGAACACTGTTCTTCGTCATGTGGTAGCATCAACATCACCAGTCCCTTCCGCCTTCCAGATGATCCGGCCGATTGCGGAATGCCCGAGTACGAGCTGACATGCCAAAACAATCAAACCCGTTTGAACATCAGCTCCGGGCTTTATGTTGTTAAAGCAATCTCCTACGAGAACGAAACTATCAGAGTGGTCGATCCTGGTCTACAGAGCAACAACTGTTCTTCACCGCCAAAATATTCTCTCAACACCCGGGATTTGTGGGATTCCGGTGGATCATATGTTCTTGTTCAACGGGACGGCTTTGTAGACTACACGACCTGCCGGCAGCCGGTAAACGATTCGTCTTATGTAACAACTAGCCCTTGCATCAATTCTACCAACGAGTACGACTACGTTCTGGCTGGAGAATCAACTATTGGTGAACTTGATACTAAGTGTAGTATTGTTCTCTCGGTTCCTATCGAGGTTGCCTTTGATGGAAATGCTTCCTATCTGGAGATCTGGTCTGCTCTGCTTATGGGATTCCAATTGTCCTGGAAAGCTTTTCGTTGCCCAGACTGTGAAGCTGCTGGCGGGTATTGCAGGAATGCAATCCAATCCATGCACT GTTTCTTTGACGCCTTACAAGGATTAGAAG AAATCGGGTTGAGGATTGTCACAATAGCAG GATACGTTTTGGCCGCAAGAACTGCGCTGGGATTCGTGTGCCTCTTCTCCTTCCTGATCTATAAATTGCGCAGGCAATACCTCATCCATGCAGGCTATGTTTTGGCTGCAAGAACTGCGCTGGGATTCGTGCGCCTCTTCTCCTTCCTGATCTATAAAATGCGCAGGAAATACCTCCGCAAGAACGAAAGAATCGAGATTTTTCTTGACAAGTACAGGAATCAGATGCCAACGAGGTACTCCTACGGTGCCATCAGGAAGATGACCAGAGGTTTCAAGGAAAAGTTAGGACAAGGGGGGTTTGGGAGCGTCTTCAAAGGCATACTGCCCGGCGGCCGCCCCGTCGCCATCAAGATACTGGGCAACACAAAAGGCAACGGCGAAGAATTCATCAACGAGGTGGCGACCATCGGGAGAATTCACCATGTCAATGTGGTGCAGCTCATCGGCTTCTGCTCCGAGGGATCCAAAAGGGCGCTCGTCTATGATTACATGCCCAATGGTTCCTTAGACAAGTACATCTACTCCAAAGAAGGCCAAAGCAGCCCTCCTGCTCTTGGCATGGACAAGATGTACGACATCGCCATGGGAGCAGCTCGCGGGATCGAGTACCTGCACCGGGGGTGCGAAATGCAGATTCTTCATTTCGATATCAAGCCCCACAACATTCTTCTGGATGCAGATTTCGTCCCAAAGATTTCCGACTTCGGATTGGCCAAACTGTACCCAGCAGGAAGGAGCGCGGTCTCTGTGAGTGCAGTTAAAGGGACGATAGGATACATCGCTCCTGAGTTGATATACCGCAGCTTTGGGCGCGTTTCGTACAAATCCGACGTCTACAGCTTTGGGAGGCTGCTGCTGGAGATGATCGGGAGAATGGCCGACCCGAGAGCAGCGACGGAGCGTGATTCGAGCGGGTTCTACTTCCCTGCATGGCTTTACGATCAGCTGTCGAAGGGAGAAGATGTTGTCGTCGATGTCGTGGTGGAATCCGAGTCGAAAGTAGCAGAAACGCTGGCTGTCGTTGGGTTATGGTGCATACAAATGAGTCCGGACGATCGGCCGTCCATGCACCGGGTTGTGGAAATGTTGGAAGGGAGTGCGGGCGACATAGCGATGCCGCCGAGGCCTTCGCTTCTATTTCCATCGGAAGTCGGCGAGGAAGAGCCTCTTGAGACGGAGTCCTCGGAGAGTTCATATATGCTGGAGGGTGGCACGTCCGCTGCGTGA
- the LOC103979245 gene encoding T-complex protein 1 subunit delta: MAAVAAAAAAPRGSSSKTESYVDTKRRDDVRQANILAARAVADAVRTSLGPKGMDKMIASANGEVIITNDGATILNKMEVLQPAAKMLVDLSRSQDAAAGDGTTTVVVLAGSLLRCSLSLLSAGVHPTAVSDALHRLALRTVDILHGMAIPLELSDRDALIKSAATSLNSKVVSQYSSLLAPLAVDAVLSVVDPAHPDLVDLRDVKIVKKLGGTVDDTELVKGLVFDKKVSHSAGGPTRVENAKIAVIQFQISPPKTDIEQSIVVSDYTQMDRILREERNYILGMVKKIKATGCNVLLIQKSILRDAVTDLSLHYLAKAKILVIKDVERDEIEFVTKTLNCLPIANIEHFREEKLGFANCVEEVSVGDGKIVKITGIKDMGRTTTVLVRGSNQLVLDEAERSLHDALCVVRCLVNKRFLIAGGGAPEIEMSRQLGAWAKELQGMESYCIKEFAEALEVIPYTLAENAGLNPIAIVTELRNRHAQGEINTGINVRKGQITNILEENVVQPLLVSTSAITLATECVRMILKIDDIITVR, translated from the exons ATGGCcgccgttgccgccgccgccgccgccccgcgGGGCTCCTCCTCGAAGACGGAGAGCTATGTCGACACGAAGAGGCGTGACGATGTACGGCAGGCTAACATCCTCGCTGCCCGCGCTGTCGCCGACGCGGTGCGCACGAGCCTGGGCCCCAAGGGAATGGACAAGATGATCGCCTCCGCCAACGGCGAGGTCATTATCACCAACGACGGTGCCACCATCCTCAACAAGATGGAGGTCCTCCAGCCTGCCGCTAAGATGCTCGTCGACCTCTCCCGCTCCCAGGACGCCGCCGCTGGTGATGGCACTACCACTGTCGTCGTTCTCGCCGGCTCCCTCCTCCGCTGCTCCCTCTCCCTTCTCTCCGCCGGTGTCCACCCTACCGCTGTCTCCGACGCCCTCCACCGCCTCGCCCTCCGCACCGTAGACATCCTCCACGGCATGGCCATCCCGCTTGAGCTCTCCGATCGCGACGCCCTTATCAAGTCCGCCGCCACCTCCCTCAACAGCAAGGTCGTCAGCCAGTACTCTTCCCTTCTCGCCCCCTTGGCCGTCGACGCCGTCCTCTCCGTCGTCGACCCTGCCCATCCGGACCTCGTTGATCTCCGTGATGTCAAGATCGTGAAGAAGCTCGGTGGTACCGTGGATGACACCGAGCTGGTGAAAGGCCTCGTCTTTGATAAGAAGGTTAGCCATTCAGCCGGCGGCCCTACTCGGGTTGAGAATGCCAAGATTGCAGTCATCCAGTTCCAGATCTCGCCACCAAAGACTGACATTGAGCAAAGCATTGTGGTCTCCGACTACACACAGATGGATCGGATCCTTCGCGAGGAGCGAAATTATATTCTAGGGATGGTTAAGAAGATCAAGGCCACAGGCTGTAATGTGCTCCTCATCCAAAAAAGCATTCTGAGGGATGCTGTGACTGATCTCTCGCTGCACTACTTGGCCAAGGCGAAGATCCTAGTGATTAAGGATGTAGAAAGGGATGAGATTGAGTTTGTGACGAAGACATTGAACTGCCTGCCAATTGCCAATATCGAGCACTTCCGAGAGGAGAAGCTTGGCTTCGCAAATTGTGTGGAGGAGGTCTCAGTTGGGGATGGGAAGATCGTGAAGATCACAGGGATAAAGGACATGGGCAGGACGACAACTGTACTTGTCCGAGGATCGAATCAACTTGTTCTTGATGAGGCGGAGCGCAGCCTCCATGATGCTCTCTGTGTTGTCAG ATGTTTGGTGAACAAGAGATTTCTCATTGCTGGTGGCGGTGCACCAGAAATTGAGATGTCAAGACAACTTGGTGCTTGGGCAAAGGAACTTCAAGGAATGGAGAGTTACTGTATAAAAGAGTTTGCAGAAGCTCTTGAAGTTATTCCCTACACTCTGGCAGAGAATGCAGGGTTAAACCCAATAGCTATTGTTACGGAACTCAGGAACCGACATGCCCAGGGTGAGATCAACACTGGTATCAATGTGAGGAAGGGTCAGATCACAAACATATTGGAGGAGAATGTCGTGCAGCCACTGTTGGTTAGCACTAGTGCAATTACACTAGCCACTGAGTGTGTGAGGATGATCTTGAAGATTGACGACATTATCACTGTGAGGTAG